A region from the Chthoniobacterales bacterium genome encodes:
- a CDS encoding 8-oxo-dGTP diphosphatase, with protein sequence MDWNNWIPQQRATLCFIIDGPRVLLIHKLRGLGIGKVNAPGGKIDPGESALECAIRETQEEVGVTPIDPRHVAELSFHFTNGFQLQCSVFLAFDHSGEPHATPEAEPFWCELQSIPYEEMWQDDALWLPQVLAGERLTGRFVFDEETMLSHELLSW encoded by the coding sequence ATGGATTGGAATAACTGGATTCCGCAACAACGCGCCACGCTTTGCTTCATCATCGACGGCCCGCGCGTGCTCTTGATTCACAAATTGCGTGGGCTCGGCATCGGCAAGGTCAACGCGCCGGGCGGAAAAATCGATCCGGGTGAGAGTGCGTTGGAATGCGCCATTCGCGAGACGCAGGAGGAGGTCGGCGTGACGCCCATCGACCCGCGGCACGTGGCGGAGTTGTCCTTTCATTTCACCAATGGATTCCAACTCCAATGTTCCGTTTTCCTCGCGTTCGATCACTCAGGAGAGCCCCATGCCACGCCCGAGGCGGAGCCGTTTTGGTGCGAGTTGCAGTCGATTCCCTACGAAGAAATGTGGCAGGACGACGCGCTCTGGCTGCCGCAAGTTCTCGCGGGGGAACGTCTCACTGGCCGCTTCGTTTTCGATGAAGAGACGATGCTGAGCCACGAATTGCTCTCTTGGTGA
- a CDS encoding BtpA/SgcQ family protein, with translation MKTLIGMIHLAALPGTPQSQSSVNEITRRAVAEVRIYREAGFSAVLIENMHDTPYLARNVGPEIVAAMTICAQAVRAEFPGKIGLQILAGANEAALAVAFSCELQFIRAEAFTFGHVADEGWMDACAGPLLRYRRAIGADAVEVWTDIKKKHASHAMTADISLAETAAAAEYMGASAVIVTGRVTGDAPNLGDFENIRSHTALPVVIGSGVSESNLTPLWPLADAFIVGSSLKKGGHWCGELDPRAVDSLARTAGRLTIS, from the coding sequence ATGAAAACTCTCATCGGCATGATCCATCTCGCGGCGCTGCCCGGCACACCGCAGTCGCAGTCGAGTGTGAACGAAATCACACGCCGCGCGGTGGCCGAGGTGAGGATTTATCGTGAGGCTGGCTTCTCCGCCGTGCTGATCGAAAACATGCACGACACACCGTATCTCGCGCGAAATGTCGGGCCGGAAATCGTCGCCGCGATGACGATCTGCGCGCAGGCCGTGCGGGCGGAATTCCCGGGAAAGATCGGACTGCAAATTCTCGCGGGAGCCAACGAAGCCGCGCTGGCAGTCGCTTTTTCATGCGAGTTGCAATTTATTCGCGCCGAGGCGTTCACCTTCGGCCACGTCGCCGACGAAGGCTGGATGGACGCCTGCGCCGGGCCACTGCTACGCTACCGCCGCGCCATCGGAGCCGACGCCGTGGAAGTCTGGACCGACATCAAAAAGAAGCACGCCTCGCACGCCATGACCGCCGACATTTCCCTCGCCGAAACCGCCGCCGCCGCCGAATACATGGGTGCGAGCGCGGTGATCGTCACAGGCCGGGTCACAGGCGACGCTCCTAACCTGGGCGACTTCGAAAACATCCGCTCGCACACCGCGCTGCCCGTCGTCATCGGCTCCGGCGTTTCTGAGTCAAACCTAACTCCGCTCTGGCCGCTGGCGGACGCGTTCATCGTCGGCTCCAGCCTGAAAAAAGGCGGACACTGGTGCGGCGAACTCGACCCGCGCGCCGTCGATTCGCTCGCCCGCACCGCCGGGCGACTAACCATTTCCTAA
- a CDS encoding ATP-binding protein, with the protein MRLPGLRSIHWKVFVSHLLILILPCSYLIWTARGVVERAWLQSTEEGLIDVATITAGVYAKAVETGTADPAFIRFGLNSVIEGLRAGRPLKSRIFGSERTAFDLELIICDDKGQIVYDTLGRSGKLHTNDVVQARLGNYGARWEHVDGTVKLYSTVPVRVGDRVVGTVTAVKPTKRIAVFILTTLLKFAVPVFLAFSLAAILAYVISGYITRIVRQLASQAESIAAGQPNIKLETWTRSELGMLARALEKMRLKLEGKAYVEDMVTNLSHELKTPLAAIRGAAEILEDTDQPEVRQRFLTNIQHEVARLDQIVGNVLALSRVESQRATNMAIDIAAITRVLTSSHAARAAALQLDFHANVAEGEIFLTIAAQQWELLCNNLLDNALRFSRPGGVIRLQLARESGVIVLEVSDQGVGIEPDLLPKIFDRFFTTPSPATGERGTGLGLAIVRSIVESHSGTITAHPNSPAGTVFRVEFH; encoded by the coding sequence ATGCGATTGCCGGGGCTCCGCAGCATTCACTGGAAGGTGTTTGTCTCGCATTTGCTCATCCTCATTCTCCCCTGCAGCTACCTCATCTGGACCGCGCGCGGTGTGGTCGAGCGCGCCTGGCTGCAATCCACCGAGGAAGGTCTCATCGACGTCGCCACCATCACCGCCGGCGTCTATGCCAAGGCCGTGGAAACCGGCACCGCCGACCCGGCTTTCATTCGATTCGGACTCAACTCCGTCATCGAAGGACTTCGCGCTGGCAGGCCGCTCAAGTCGCGCATTTTCGGCAGCGAGCGCACCGCTTTCGACCTCGAACTCATCATCTGCGACGACAAGGGCCAGATCGTTTACGACACGCTCGGGCGCTCTGGAAAACTGCACACCAACGATGTCGTCCAGGCCCGGCTCGGCAATTACGGCGCGCGCTGGGAACACGTCGATGGCACGGTGAAACTCTACAGCACAGTGCCCGTTCGCGTCGGTGATCGCGTCGTCGGCACCGTCACCGCAGTGAAGCCAACGAAACGCATCGCGGTCTTCATTCTAACCACCTTGCTGAAGTTCGCCGTGCCCGTGTTTCTAGCCTTTTCGCTGGCTGCGATTCTCGCCTACGTCATCTCCGGCTACATTACGCGAATAGTTAGACAACTCGCCAGCCAGGCCGAGTCGATTGCCGCCGGGCAACCTAACATCAAACTGGAAACCTGGACCCGCAGCGAACTCGGCATGCTGGCGCGTGCCCTGGAAAAAATGCGACTCAAGCTCGAGGGCAAGGCCTATGTGGAAGACATGGTGACCAACCTTTCCCACGAGCTCAAAACGCCACTCGCCGCCATCCGTGGCGCGGCGGAAATTTTGGAAGACACCGACCAGCCGGAAGTGCGCCAGCGGTTTCTGACTAACATCCAGCACGAGGTCGCGCGGCTCGATCAAATCGTCGGCAACGTCCTCGCCCTCAGCCGGGTGGAAAGCCAGCGCGCGACTAACATGGCCATCGACATCGCCGCCATCACCCGAGTGCTAACCTCCTCCCATGCCGCCCGCGCCGCCGCGCTGCAACTCGACTTCCATGCCAATGTGGCGGAGGGCGAGATTTTCCTAACCATCGCCGCGCAGCAGTGGGAACTTCTGTGCAATAACCTCCTCGACAACGCCCTGCGTTTCAGCCGTCCGGGAGGCGTGATTCGCCTGCAACTCGCGAGGGAAAGTGGCGTCATCGTTCTTGAGGTGAGCGATCAAGGCGTAGGCATCGAACCCGACTTGCTGCCGAAAATTTTCGACCGTTTTTTCACCACGCCATCGCCGGCCACAGGCGAGCGCGGGACGGGACTTGGACTCGCCATTGTTAGGTCTATCGTCGAGAGCCACAGCGGCACGATTACAGCGCACCCTAACTCGCCTGCGGGCACTGTATTCCGAGTCGAGTTTCATTGA
- a CDS encoding Bax inhibitor-1 family protein, whose translation MSSYIQPYPATVSETPEADRAAFIRKTYAHLAGALALFTVLEGIFLNMGLGVQAIQLLGTSRYSWLMILGGFMLVSWIAERWANNGTSLPTQYAGLALYTVAESLLFLPLITMALLMTGDASLLMQAAMLTAGMVVGISAVAFTTRKDFSFLGGILKIGGFVAMGLIAASFFLPISLGLWFSGAMIVFASGAILYNTSNLIHRYAPGQHVAAALSLFASVALLFWYILSFLMRMRR comes from the coding sequence ATGAGCTCCTACATCCAACCCTATCCCGCCACCGTTTCCGAAACACCCGAGGCGGATCGCGCCGCGTTCATTCGCAAAACGTATGCGCACCTCGCTGGTGCCCTCGCCCTGTTCACCGTTTTAGAGGGCATTTTCCTCAACATGGGCCTCGGAGTGCAGGCCATCCAACTGCTGGGAACGAGCCGCTACTCGTGGCTCATGATTCTCGGCGGCTTCATGCTCGTCTCCTGGATCGCGGAGCGTTGGGCGAACAACGGCACCTCCCTGCCAACGCAATACGCTGGGCTCGCCCTCTATACCGTCGCGGAATCTTTGCTCTTCCTGCCGCTCATCACCATGGCCCTCCTCATGACCGGCGATGCGTCCCTGCTCATGCAAGCCGCCATGCTCACGGCTGGCATGGTCGTCGGAATTTCCGCAGTGGCCTTTACTACGCGCAAGGATTTCAGCTTCCTCGGTGGCATTCTGAAGATCGGCGGCTTCGTCGCCATGGGATTGATCGCGGCCTCATTTTTCCTCCCCATCAGCCTAGGCCTCTGGTTCTCCGGCGCAATGATCGTCTTTGCCTCCGGTGCGATTCTCTATAACACCAGCAACCTCATTCATCGCTACGCGCCGGGTCAACACGTCGCCGCCGCGCTGTCGCTCTTCGCCAGTGTCGCCTTGCTCTTCTGGTACATCCTCAGCTTCCTCATGCGCATGCGCCGCTGA
- a CDS encoding DNA topoisomerase III, which translates to MGKTLIIAEKPSVAGDIAKVIGKLQKESDWFENDEYIVSSAVGHLLELCAPEGVEVKRGKWSLVNLPVLPDEFALRPIEKTTSRLNVLKRLIKRKDVDSIINACDAGREGELIFRNIVTASGTSKPTQRLWLQSMTPGAIKEAFAKLRTEIQMQPLADAAVSRSESDWLVGINSTRALTAFNSKIGGFQKTTAGRVQTPTLAILVEREEKIRNFKERPYFEVFGDFGVESGSYRGRWFDPSFKKATDEAGEEAKAERLWTRERAEAIAAKCTRKIGIIEEEKKPTSQIAPQLYDLTTLQREANSRFGLPATRTLQIAQALYERHKVLTYPRTDSRYLPEDYIGNVKSVFGSFDSRDLSAHAEKALKNGWVHPNKRIFNNAKVSDHFAIVPTGNSPAGLDDLQMKIYEMVSRRLIAVFYPAAQFEITNRVTIVEGEKFKTDGKIIIDPGWMAVYGKEAQSEKAEGDESGKALVPVKKGETADVEQIEVKESLTRPPARYNEATLLSAMEGAGKLIDDDELREAMREKGLGTPATRASIIEGLVYEGYLERRGRELIATSKGISVITLLKNLKADVLTKPELTGEWEFRLKEMEAGRLSRVEFMTGIRHLTQDLVDKVKGFGDEPIEGTYLTLDVVCPKCGNGPFKEDYRTWTCQSCQLRIWKGVAGREFEPKEVEELLTTRRVGPLEGFVSKMGRRFAASIILDEDCKATFDFPKADADGAPDLTTAKLLAETELGKIYETETNYLCVPEKEGEPTIKMGKQILQQNIPADQALKIFTVGKTDLFKRFISKKGKPFSAFLKLEGAKVGFEFEARKSFKPKPTHKPFARVPSESDEKPTATAKAKPAPKRKAPAKRKAVAPASE; encoded by the coding sequence ATGGGCAAAACTCTCATCATCGCCGAAAAGCCATCGGTCGCGGGCGACATCGCCAAGGTCATCGGCAAACTTCAAAAAGAGTCGGACTGGTTTGAAAATGACGAATACATCGTCTCATCGGCCGTCGGCCACCTCCTGGAATTGTGCGCGCCCGAGGGAGTGGAAGTGAAACGTGGCAAATGGAGCCTCGTCAATCTGCCAGTATTGCCCGACGAATTTGCCCTGCGTCCCATCGAAAAAACGACCAGCCGGCTCAATGTGCTGAAGCGCCTGATCAAGCGCAAGGACGTGGATTCCATCATCAATGCCTGCGACGCCGGCCGCGAGGGCGAGCTGATTTTCCGCAACATCGTCACCGCCTCCGGCACCAGCAAACCCACGCAGCGGCTCTGGCTCCAGTCGATGACTCCGGGTGCGATCAAGGAGGCTTTTGCCAAACTTCGAACGGAAATACAGATGCAGCCGCTGGCCGACGCCGCCGTTTCCCGCAGCGAAAGCGACTGGCTGGTCGGCATCAATTCGACTCGTGCGCTGACGGCTTTCAACTCGAAAATCGGCGGTTTCCAGAAGACGACTGCGGGCCGCGTGCAAACGCCGACGCTCGCCATCCTCGTCGAGCGCGAGGAGAAGATCCGCAACTTTAAGGAGCGCCCGTATTTTGAAGTCTTCGGCGATTTTGGAGTCGAGTCAGGGAGCTATCGCGGACGCTGGTTTGATCCAAGTTTCAAAAAAGCCACCGACGAAGCGGGCGAGGAAGCCAAGGCCGAGCGCCTTTGGACCCGCGAACGCGCCGAGGCCATCGCCGCCAAATGCACCAGGAAAATCGGCATCATCGAGGAGGAAAAAAAGCCCACGAGCCAGATCGCGCCGCAGCTTTACGACCTCACGACCCTCCAGCGCGAAGCCAACTCCCGTTTCGGCCTGCCCGCAACCCGCACCCTCCAGATTGCCCAAGCCCTTTACGAGCGCCATAAAGTTCTCACTTACCCGAGAACGGATTCGCGTTATCTGCCCGAGGATTACATCGGCAACGTGAAGAGCGTCTTCGGCAGCTTCGACTCCCGCGATCTCAGCGCGCACGCCGAAAAAGCCCTCAAAAACGGCTGGGTTCATCCGAACAAACGCATCTTTAACAACGCCAAAGTCTCGGACCACTTTGCCATCGTCCCCACCGGCAACTCGCCCGCGGGCCTCGACGATCTCCAGATGAAAATCTACGAAATGGTCAGCCGCCGCCTCATCGCGGTCTTCTATCCGGCGGCCCAATTCGAGATCACCAACCGCGTGACCATCGTCGAAGGTGAGAAATTCAAAACCGACGGCAAAATCATCATCGACCCAGGCTGGATGGCGGTTTACGGCAAGGAAGCTCAGTCCGAAAAAGCGGAAGGCGACGAGTCTGGCAAGGCGCTCGTTCCCGTCAAAAAAGGCGAAACCGCCGACGTCGAGCAGATCGAAGTGAAGGAAAGCCTCACCCGCCCGCCCGCCCGCTACAACGAAGCGACCCTCCTCAGCGCGATGGAAGGCGCCGGCAAACTCATCGACGACGACGAACTCCGCGAGGCCATGCGCGAGAAAGGCCTCGGCACCCCGGCGACGCGCGCTTCTATTATAGAAGGCCTGGTTTACGAAGGTTATCTCGAACGCCGCGGACGCGAACTCATCGCCACGAGCAAGGGCATTTCCGTCATCACCCTCCTGAAAAACCTCAAAGCCGACGTTCTCACCAAGCCCGAGCTGACCGGCGAATGGGAGTTTCGCCTGAAGGAAATGGAAGCCGGCCGTCTTTCCCGTGTCGAATTCATGACCGGCATTCGCCATCTCACCCAGGATCTCGTGGACAAGGTCAAGGGCTTCGGCGACGAGCCCATCGAGGGCACCTACCTCACGCTCGACGTCGTCTGCCCGAAATGCGGCAACGGCCCGTTTAAGGAAGATTACCGCACCTGGACCTGCCAAAGCTGCCAGCTTCGCATCTGGAAAGGCGTCGCCGGACGCGAGTTTGAGCCGAAGGAAGTCGAGGAACTCCTCACCACCCGCCGCGTCGGACCGCTGGAAGGATTCGTCAGCAAAATGGGCCGCCGCTTCGCCGCCAGCATCATCCTCGATGAAGACTGCAAAGCCACCTTCGATTTCCCAAAAGCCGACGCCGACGGCGCACCCGACCTCACCACCGCCAAACTTCTGGCCGAGACCGAGCTGGGCAAAATCTACGAGACCGAGACCAACTACCTCTGCGTTCCCGAGAAGGAAGGCGAACCCACCATCAAAATGGGCAAGCAGATCCTCCAGCAAAACATCCCGGCGGATCAGGCTCTGAAGATTTTCACCGTCGGCAAGACCGACCTCTTCAAGCGCTTCATCAGCAAAAAAGGCAAACCCTTCTCCGCCTTCCTCAAACTGGAGGGCGCGAAAGTCGGCTTCGAGTTCGAGGCACGCAAAAGCTTCAAGCCCAAGCCGACGCACAAGCCCTTCGCCCGAGTTCCATCCGAGTCCGATGAAAAACCGACCGCAACTGCGAAAGCCAAGCCCGCTCCCAAGCGTAAGGCACCCGCCAAGCGGAAAGCCGTCGCCCCGGCGTCCGAGTAA
- a CDS encoding class I SAM-dependent methyltransferase — protein MDDVPANVHESIFTSIYEANHWGSTVSRSGPGSESETTAVIRMEVPKLLRSLGAESLLDIPCGDFGWLRQASLPIQNYIGGDIVRELIERLQVELENHALGYSCTFLHLNLLADDLPKVDVVLCRDCLVHFSYASIFAAIQNLVRSGSTYLLTTTFTGRTANRESRDGGWRTLNLELPPFHFPPPLQLINEACPEGDGRYADKSLGLWRLADLGKLTFQAPPQKPGN, from the coding sequence ATGGATGATGTGCCCGCCAATGTTCACGAGAGTATTTTCACTTCCATCTACGAGGCGAATCACTGGGGATCGACCGTCTCCCGCTCGGGTCCGGGGTCCGAGAGCGAAACGACGGCTGTCATTCGTATGGAAGTCCCGAAATTGCTCCGCTCGCTCGGCGCGGAGAGTCTGCTCGACATTCCCTGCGGCGACTTCGGCTGGTTGCGGCAGGCGTCGCTTCCGATCCAAAATTACATCGGCGGCGACATCGTTCGCGAGCTGATCGAGCGTCTGCAAGTGGAGTTGGAAAACCATGCGCTGGGGTATTCCTGCACGTTTCTCCACCTCAATCTCCTCGCCGACGATCTGCCCAAAGTCGATGTCGTGCTCTGCCGCGATTGTCTGGTGCATTTTTCCTACGCGTCCATTTTCGCCGCGATCCAGAATCTGGTCCGCAGCGGCTCGACCTATTTGCTGACGACGACATTTACCGGGCGCACGGCCAACCGCGAGTCTCGCGACGGCGGCTGGCGCACCTTGAATCTGGAGTTGCCGCCCTTCCATTTTCCACCGCCGCTACAGCTCATCAATGAGGCGTGCCCCGAGGGCGACGGACGTTACGCCGACAAATCCCTCGGTCTCTGGCGGCTGGCCGATCTGGGTAAATTGACCTTCCAAGCGCCGCCGCAGAAGCCGGGAAACTAA
- a CDS encoding FAD-dependent oxidoreductase yields the protein MNTTPYWLETAEEISFPALASDLQVDVLIVGGGITGITAGWLLRKAGKRVAIVERGRIAEGQTGHTTAHLTQVTDMLLTDLLQHFGRDHAQAIWDAHGAAIDELREIVTELGIDCELRAIPAFLVVAEDADLKEAAQELRDEADLDYELGFPGMFMEAGPITGRPAIRYANQWKFHPVKYLRALAQAFVEAGGLLFEQTEASEFHDDPTRATANATGNKYTIHYTDLVLATHVPLTGHAGFLSQSLLQTKLALYSTYAVEGKIPTGTVPEMLWWDTADPYLYLRIDHHEDGDVAILGGEDHKTGQELNTEERFERLEAKLRELLPGVALERRWSGQVVEPVDGLPYIGAMREHQYIGTGYAGHGTSFGTLAARMITDLIVDGASPWSDLFAVERKKLSATWDYLVENKDYPFYLAKDFLSRGKDQAVENLQPGQGAIIRRDGHKIAASRDESGQTHLVSAVCPHMGCIVAWNGAERTWDCPCHGSRFQCDGRVFAGPAESDLSPVESKG from the coding sequence ATGAACACCACTCCTTACTGGCTCGAAACGGCGGAGGAAATCTCGTTTCCTGCACTCGCATCCGACTTGCAGGTCGATGTCTTGATCGTCGGCGGCGGCATCACGGGCATCACGGCGGGCTGGTTGCTGCGCAAGGCTGGCAAACGCGTCGCCATCGTCGAACGCGGGCGCATCGCCGAGGGCCAGACCGGGCACACCACGGCGCATCTTACCCAGGTGACCGACATGCTGCTGACCGATCTTCTTCAACATTTTGGGCGCGACCACGCCCAGGCGATCTGGGATGCGCACGGGGCGGCGATTGATGAATTGCGCGAGATCGTGACCGAACTCGGGATCGACTGCGAGCTGCGGGCGATTCCGGCGTTTCTGGTCGTGGCCGAGGACGCCGATCTGAAAGAGGCAGCCCAGGAACTCCGCGACGAGGCCGACCTCGACTACGAACTTGGTTTCCCCGGTATGTTCATGGAAGCGGGCCCGATCACGGGGCGTCCGGCGATTCGCTACGCGAACCAGTGGAAATTTCATCCCGTGAAATATCTGCGTGCGCTGGCCCAGGCGTTCGTGGAGGCGGGCGGGCTGCTTTTTGAGCAAACGGAGGCGTCGGAGTTTCATGACGATCCGACTCGCGCCACGGCGAATGCCACGGGCAATAAATATACGATCCACTACACCGACCTCGTGCTGGCGACTCACGTTCCGCTCACCGGTCACGCCGGTTTTCTGAGCCAGTCGCTCTTGCAAACCAAGCTCGCGCTTTATTCCACCTACGCCGTCGAAGGGAAAATACCGACCGGCACCGTCCCCGAAATGCTCTGGTGGGACACGGCGGATCCCTATTTGTATCTGCGAATCGATCATCACGAGGATGGCGACGTGGCGATTCTCGGCGGCGAGGACCACAAAACGGGCCAGGAGTTAAACACCGAAGAGCGCTTCGAGCGATTGGAGGCGAAACTCCGCGAACTCCTCCCCGGAGTCGCACTGGAACGGCGTTGGTCGGGTCAGGTCGTCGAGCCGGTCGATGGGTTGCCCTACATCGGCGCGATGCGGGAGCACCAATACATCGGCACCGGTTACGCCGGGCACGGGACGAGTTTCGGGACATTGGCGGCGCGGATGATCACGGATTTGATCGTCGATGGCGCGAGTCCGTGGAGCGATTTGTTCGCCGTGGAGCGCAAGAAACTGTCTGCGACGTGGGATTATTTGGTCGAAAACAAGGATTACCCATTCTATCTGGCGAAAGATTTTCTCTCGCGCGGCAAGGACCAAGCCGTGGAGAATTTACAGCCGGGTCAGGGCGCTATCATCCGGCGCGACGGCCACAAAATCGCCGCCAGCCGCGATGAGTCGGGCCAGACTCACCTCGTTTCCGCCGTCTGCCCACACATGGGTTGCATCGTGGCTTGGAATGGAGCCGAGCGAACCTGGGATTGCCCGTGCCACGGCTCGCGTTTCCAATGCGACGGACGCGTTTTCGCCGGTCCGGCCGAGAGCGATCTGAGTCCGGTCGAGAGTAAGGGTTGA
- the dprA gene encoding DNA-processing protein DprA, which yields MNHTEACIALNMIPRIGPVRIRKLLDCFETPERILTARQSVLEQIPGIGPDTASEIANWERTIDLSAELARIQEYGVTVITQADSFYPPLLREIHDPPTVLYVWGKLLEKDQHAIGVVGSRKTTHYGIEAARKLSYQLAYSGLTVVSGLARGIDTAAHQGALAAKGRTIAVLGSGHQFLYPPENKELAEKIAAGNGAVISEFSITVQPDRQTFPMRNRIISGWSFGTLVVEAGLNSGALISANMALEQGRTVYAVPGPIDRPNSMGSNRLIQQGAKLVMDAADILDDLGTLFRHAPELTRSAPADLSDEQRAVYDAITDDETPIDRIVAASGLATGKVLSTLLALEMKRLVKQLPGQRFVKLL from the coding sequence ATGAATCACACCGAGGCCTGCATCGCGCTCAACATGATCCCGCGCATCGGCCCCGTGCGGATTCGCAAATTGCTCGATTGCTTCGAGACTCCCGAGCGCATCCTCACCGCGCGACAATCCGTCCTTGAGCAAATCCCCGGAATCGGTCCCGACACCGCCTCCGAGATTGCCAACTGGGAACGCACCATCGACCTCAGCGCCGAGCTCGCCCGCATTCAGGAATACGGCGTCACCGTCATCACCCAGGCCGACTCGTTTTACCCCCCGCTCCTCCGCGAAATCCACGACCCGCCGACCGTTCTCTACGTCTGGGGGAAACTTCTCGAAAAAGACCAGCACGCCATCGGCGTCGTCGGCTCGCGCAAAACCACCCACTACGGCATCGAAGCCGCGCGCAAACTCTCCTACCAACTCGCCTACTCCGGCCTCACCGTCGTCAGCGGCCTCGCCCGAGGCATCGACACCGCCGCGCATCAGGGCGCACTCGCCGCCAAGGGCCGCACCATCGCCGTCCTCGGCAGTGGACACCAATTTCTCTACCCACCGGAAAACAAAGAACTCGCCGAGAAAATCGCCGCCGGAAATGGAGCCGTCATCAGCGAATTTTCCATCACCGTGCAACCCGACCGGCAAACTTTCCCCATGCGCAACCGCATCATCAGCGGCTGGAGCTTTGGCACGCTCGTCGTCGAAGCCGGACTCAATAGCGGCGCGCTCATCAGCGCCAACATGGCCCTCGAACAAGGCCGCACCGTTTATGCCGTTCCCGGCCCCATCGACCGGCCGAACTCCATGGGCTCCAACCGGCTCATCCAGCAGGGTGCCAAACTCGTGATGGACGCCGCCGACATCCTCGACGACCTCGGCACGCTCTTCCGGCATGCGCCAGAGTTGACGCGCAGCGCGCCCGCCGACCTGAGCGACGAGCAACGCGCCGTTTACGACGCGATCACCGATGACGAGACGCCCATCGACCGCATCGTCGCCGCCAGCGGCCTGGCCACCGGCAAAGTCCTTTCCACCCTCCTCGCCCTGGAAATGAAACGCCTCGTGAAACAATTGCCCGGCCAGCGTTTCGTGAAACTGCTCTAA
- the aroB gene encoding 3-dehydroquinate synthase → MVSGVSVCLADRSYSIAIGCGFLRSFVDQIAFLNLKSTVAVITDDNVGPLYAECVLHSLRVANIEAVLLTVPAGEKSKSLPVAEGLLDKMADAGLDRSSIVIALGGGVIGDLAGFVAAIYFRGIPCIQIPTTVLAQVDSSIGGKTGVNLASGKNLVGSFHQPRAVLVDVSTLQTLPEREFNEGFAEIIKHAIIRDADLFEKLQSFDCANIDDLTSIIQRNIEIKASIVSQDEFETLGLRALLNFGHTIGHGIENAAGYGNLLHGEAISLGILAAARLSVSHAQMPAADLAAIEALLIRFQLPTQLPASISTESILTALQKDKKFSAGQIRFILSPGIGDAFVASSISIEDIRREIEALR, encoded by the coding sequence ATGGTGTCGGGAGTTTCAGTGTGTCTGGCGGACAGATCCTACTCCATTGCAATCGGGTGTGGTTTTCTTAGATCTTTTGTTGATCAGATTGCTTTTCTCAACCTGAAATCTACGGTGGCCGTCATTACGGATGATAATGTTGGCCCACTCTATGCGGAATGCGTTTTGCACAGTCTCCGCGTTGCTAACATCGAAGCAGTTTTACTAACTGTCCCCGCCGGGGAAAAAAGCAAATCGTTGCCCGTCGCGGAAGGGTTGTTAGACAAGATGGCCGACGCTGGCCTGGACCGGAGTTCCATTGTTATCGCACTTGGCGGCGGAGTCATCGGCGACCTCGCGGGTTTCGTGGCCGCCATCTATTTTCGCGGCATTCCCTGCATTCAAATACCCACCACCGTCCTGGCCCAAGTCGATAGCTCCATCGGCGGCAAGACCGGCGTGAATCTCGCCAGTGGCAAAAATCTCGTCGGCAGTTTCCATCAACCACGCGCTGTGTTAGTCGATGTTAGCACCTTGCAAACATTGCCCGAGCGCGAGTTCAACGAGGGTTTCGCCGAAATCATCAAGCACGCCATCATCCGCGACGCGGACCTCTTCGAAAAACTCCAGTCCTTCGACTGTGCTAACATCGACGACCTCACCTCCATCATCCAGCGCAACATCGAGATCAAGGCCAGCATCGTCAGCCAGGACGAATTCGAAACCCTCGGCCTGCGCGCGCTGCTCAACTTCGGCCACACCATCGGCCACGGCATCGAAAACGCCGCCGGCTACGGCAACCTTCTGCACGGCGAAGCCATCAGCCTCGGTATCCTCGCGGCGGCGCGATTGTCCGTCTCCCACGCACAGATGCCTGCCGCCGATCTCGCCGCCATCGAGGCCTTGCTCATTCGCTTCCAACTCCCCACGCAGCTCCCTGCCAGCATCTCCACAGAATCGATTCTTACTGCGCTCCAGAAGGACAAAAAATTCTCCGCTGGCCAGATTCGATTCATCCTCTCGCCCGGCATCGGCGACGCCTTTGTGGCGAGTTCCATTTCCATCGAAGACATCCGCCGCGAGATAGAAGCCTTGCGCTAG